The following are encoded in a window of bacterium genomic DNA:
- a CDS encoding ankyrin repeat domain-containing protein: MRCCVGLLLVAALALSGCRPRPRASQPVMPLVGPESGEDIKAFAAALSRSNYTRAAELARIGHVLKERDESGRTPLHLVTARSGPDGVWRPDGDYEAYGLRGTPLMAQHPIFFLAEDLIEAGADLEAVDSQGNTPLLAAAQVAGAQMVTLLVSKGANARAANSQGQTGLHLAAFAASADTVLALLGGKADANGADHEGNTPLHVAAREPSEEVIKYLLQAGAQVNARNGQGETPLHVCARTWHTVTARALLQAGADVNAGGPGGATPLHVAAANAQLEMARLLIEQGASLQARDDQGRRPAQVVAASARPQLAALLGGQQQTRRTLDPALGQRLYDAAGHRDTDTVRGLIGQGADPNWTGPDGRTPLHQAVEWQEKPETTRLLLDAGASPDARDAGPGKTALHLALDKRHPEVAKLLIVRGADVNARDRRGRTPLHIAAEQGYADVAKMLLDRGALVDARTKDDGETPLWQALAPGDLATVKLLVDRGADVRAHPYRTITTMTEYTHQPEIRALLVAHGAPPDN; the protein is encoded by the coding sequence GTGAGATGCTGCGTGGGCCTGCTCCTGGTCGCGGCGCTGGCGCTGTCCGGCTGCCGACCGCGCCCACGCGCGAGCCAGCCGGTCATGCCCCTCGTCGGCCCCGAGAGCGGGGAGGACATCAAGGCCTTCGCAGCGGCACTCAGCCGATCGAACTACACCAGAGCGGCCGAGCTGGCCCGGATCGGGCATGTCCTCAAGGAAAGGGACGAGTCGGGACGCACGCCTTTGCACCTGGTGACCGCGCGCAGCGGGCCCGATGGCGTGTGGCGCCCGGACGGCGACTACGAGGCCTACGGCCTGCGGGGGACGCCGCTGATGGCCCAGCACCCCATCTTCTTCCTGGCCGAGGACCTGATCGAGGCCGGCGCCGATCTGGAGGCGGTGGACAGCCAGGGCAACACGCCGCTGCTGGCGGCGGCACAGGTCGCCGGGGCGCAGATGGTCACGCTCCTGGTCAGCAAGGGCGCCAACGCGCGCGCCGCCAACAGCCAGGGACAGACGGGGCTCCACCTGGCGGCGTTTGCGGCCAGCGCCGACACGGTGCTCGCGTTGCTGGGGGGCAAGGCGGACGCCAACGGCGCCGACCACGAGGGCAACACGCCCCTGCATGTCGCGGCCCGCGAACCGTCCGAGGAGGTCATCAAGTACCTGCTGCAGGCCGGAGCACAGGTGAACGCGCGCAATGGGCAGGGAGAGACCCCGCTGCACGTGTGCGCGCGGACCTGGCACACGGTCACGGCCCGGGCGCTGCTGCAGGCCGGCGCCGATGTCAACGCCGGGGGACCCGGCGGGGCGACGCCGCTGCACGTGGCGGCGGCGAACGCTCAACTGGAAATGGCGCGGCTGCTGATCGAGCAGGGGGCGTCGCTGCAGGCGCGGGACGACCAGGGGAGGCGGCCGGCGCAAGTCGTGGCCGCGTCGGCCCGGCCGCAACTGGCGGCTCTGCTCGGGGGACAGCAGCAGACCCGCCGGACCCTTGACCCGGCCCTGGGGCAGCGCCTCTACGACGCTGCCGGCCATCGCGACACGGACACCGTCCGGGGGCTGATCGGTCAGGGGGCCGACCCGAACTGGACGGGCCCGGACGGCCGCACGCCCCTGCACCAAGCCGTGGAGTGGCAGGAGAAGCCCGAGACCACGAGACTGCTGCTGGACGCCGGGGCGAGCCCGGACGCGCGGGACGCCGGGCCCGGCAAGACAGCGCTGCACCTGGCTCTCGACAAGCGGCACCCGGAGGTGGCCAAGCTGCTGATCGTGCGCGGGGCCGACGTGAACGCCCGGGACCGCCGGGGGCGCACGCCGCTGCACATCGCGGCGGAGCAGGGCTATGCGGACGTGGCGAAGATGCTGCTGGACCGGGGCGCGCTGGTGGACGCGCGGACGAAGGACGACGGTGAGACGCCCCTGTGGCAGGCGCTGGCGCCGGGCGACCTCGCGACGGTGAAGCTGCTGGTGGACCGTGGCGCGGACGTGCGCGCGCACCCCTACCGCACGATCACGACGATGACGGAGTACACACACCAGCCGGAGATCAGGGCGCTCCTGGTCGCCCACGGAGCGCCGCCGGATAACTGA
- a CDS encoding PspA/IM30 family protein — protein MTFAQRLRTIVRSWLHARRGRSTDTGKRVAAIVADIATAVNEAKLAAAHASAEAKRLERTRERTRTEAEEWARRATVALGKERDDLAAEAVKQEAALRQAAEDLQPTIKALQERATDLYARVQPLETRLTEARLRLTELRLREGSLEAAQTVQGVQEQLADPWRTGKFDELDQAMDRWAAEVGTRELMELDPMQAKLRVVDRHLAEIEQRLAQLRRAEQKP, from the coding sequence ATGACCTTTGCACAACGCCTGCGGACGATCGTCCGCTCGTGGCTCCACGCCCGCCGCGGGCGCTCGACCGACACCGGGAAGCGCGTGGCGGCCATCGTCGCTGACATCGCGACCGCGGTGAACGAGGCCAAGCTTGCGGCCGCGCACGCGTCGGCCGAGGCCAAGCGCCTGGAGCGCACCCGCGAGCGGACCCGGACCGAGGCCGAGGAGTGGGCGCGACGGGCGACGGTGGCGCTGGGCAAGGAGCGCGACGACCTGGCGGCCGAGGCGGTCAAGCAGGAGGCCGCGCTGCGGCAGGCGGCCGAGGACCTGCAGCCGACCATCAAGGCCCTGCAGGAGCGTGCCACCGATCTGTATGCGCGGGTCCAGCCGCTCGAGACGCGACTGACGGAGGCGCGGCTACGACTGACGGAACTGCGGCTCCGCGAGGGTTCGCTGGAGGCGGCCCAGACCGTCCAGGGGGTGCAGGAGCAGTTGGCCGACCCCTGGCGCACCGGGAAGTTTGATGAGCTGGACCAAGCCATGGACCGCTGGGCGGCCGAGGTGGGAACGCGGGAGCTGATGGAACTCGATCCCATGCAGGCCAAGCTGCGCGTCGTGGACCGGCACCTGGCGGAGATCGAGCAGCGCCTGGCGCAACTGCGTCGGGCGGAGCAGAAGCCGTAG
- a CDS encoding formylglycine-generating enzyme family protein encodes MARAGQAYDQVVGRLAAWGALLVERYRPAALRGLQWARERYRTLPPWCHQAVATGQRLGARGLVLGKQWLLDFPVHPVRTRRPLAAAALAYVALLVLCLVAWQNVMVDVETKPEQKPWEKEMAEAPDLPTSYDVNPFILMAGDRGGCRRPDQGMVAIPAGAVILGSDEYDFGTQGNELPRHRAKVAAFEMDRTEVTNEQFYRFLQATGGEMPKAWGGRPPTAAIAWRPVVGVPFAQAEAYAAWAGKRLPTEAEWVRAARGDTLRTYPFGDIERDRVACGWWHMPTIAGSMDDDRSLYGVRDMTGNAAEWTSDVYRTFPGNPQPVLDETQRVVKGSSYWGSVDEGRCAARVGVPLSGEGKPVGIRCVRSLAH; translated from the coding sequence GTGGCTCGAGCGGGCCAAGCGTATGACCAGGTCGTAGGTCGGCTGGCGGCCTGGGGGGCGCTGTTAGTGGAACGCTACCGCCCCGCGGCGCTGCGCGGGCTGCAGTGGGCCCGGGAGCGCTACCGGACGCTGCCGCCCTGGTGCCATCAGGCAGTGGCCACCGGGCAGCGACTGGGGGCGCGCGGTCTCGTGCTCGGCAAGCAGTGGCTGCTGGACTTCCCGGTGCATCCGGTGCGCACGCGGCGGCCCCTCGCGGCGGCGGCGCTGGCCTATGTCGCGCTCCTGGTGCTGTGCCTGGTGGCCTGGCAGAATGTGATGGTGGACGTCGAGACCAAGCCGGAGCAGAAGCCCTGGGAGAAGGAGATGGCCGAGGCGCCGGACCTGCCGACGAGCTACGACGTGAACCCCTTCATCCTGATGGCCGGCGACCGAGGCGGATGCCGCAGGCCGGACCAGGGCATGGTGGCCATACCGGCCGGAGCAGTGATCCTGGGGAGCGACGAGTACGACTTCGGCACCCAGGGCAATGAACTGCCACGCCACCGGGCGAAGGTGGCCGCCTTCGAGATGGACAGGACGGAAGTGACCAACGAGCAGTTCTACCGGTTCCTCCAGGCGACCGGGGGCGAGATGCCGAAGGCGTGGGGCGGCCGGCCCCCAACGGCAGCCATCGCCTGGCGCCCCGTCGTGGGCGTCCCCTTCGCCCAGGCGGAGGCCTACGCCGCGTGGGCCGGCAAGCGCCTGCCCACGGAGGCGGAATGGGTGCGGGCCGCACGTGGCGATACGCTGCGCACCTACCCGTTTGGCGACATCGAGCGGGACCGTGTGGCCTGCGGCTGGTGGCACATGCCCACCATCGCCGGCTCGATGGACGATGACCGCAGCCTCTATGGCGTGCGGGACATGACCGGCAATGCGGCCGAATGGACCAGCGACGTGTACCGCACCTTCCCGGGCAATCCGCAGCCCGTGCTCGACGAGACGCAGCGCGTAGTGAAGGGCAGCAGCTACTGGGGATCGGTGGACGAGGGCCGTTGTGCGGCGCGGGTGGGGGTGCCCCTGTCGGGGGAAGGCAAGCCCGTGGGCATCCGCTGCGTGCGCAGCCTGGCCCACTGA